Proteins found in one Nostoc sp. NIES-3756 genomic segment:
- a CDS encoding DUF4332 domain-containing protein, producing the protein MSSKNTTISGCDWPIDQLPGLSNEEQSQLQSCGIKTTTGLCKQGKTLESRLALANKLQVHIQYVNKWIALADLARIPSVGTQYCGLLLHAGVSSVVQLAEIPTHRLHKQILRLQVATMQRRDLCPAIELVQQWSQQAKMVIGH; encoded by the coding sequence ATGTCTAGTAAAAATACAACTATCTCAGGTTGTGACTGGCCAATTGACCAGTTACCCGGATTAAGCAACGAAGAACAATCCCAACTGCAAAGTTGTGGGATTAAAACTACAACAGGGCTATGTAAACAAGGTAAAACTTTAGAATCTAGGCTAGCTTTGGCTAATAAATTACAGGTGCATATTCAATATGTAAACAAATGGATAGCATTAGCAGATTTAGCCAGGATTCCTAGCGTGGGAACACAATACTGTGGGTTGTTACTTCACGCAGGTGTTAGTTCTGTGGTGCAGTTAGCCGAAATTCCCACGCACAGATTGCACAAGCAAATTTTGCGCTTGCAGGTGGCAACTATGCAGCGCCGTGATTTGTGTCCAGCAATTGAATTAGTGCAGCAATGGAGTCAACAAGCGAAAATGGTTATTGGTCATTAG
- a CDS encoding aspartyl protease yields the protein MIEGRFGEYGQIYFDIDLIGGYELVFPVETMLDTGFTEFLAMNKQDVEGLDWQFLNQDKLRTAQGETEFDVYSGRVIIDNQEWEIPVFAGDEIQEILLGSRWLKSFILIADYSQNRVTLEYI from the coding sequence ATGATCGAGGGCAGATTTGGAGAATATGGACAAATTTATTTTGACATAGATTTAATTGGTGGGTATGAATTGGTTTTTCCTGTAGAAACTATGTTAGATACAGGATTTACCGAGTTTTTAGCTATGAACAAACAAGATGTAGAGGGTCTTGATTGGCAGTTCTTAAATCAAGATAAATTAAGAACTGCTCAAGGAGAAACTGAATTTGATGTTTATAGCGGTAGAGTCATCATAGATAATCAAGAGTGGGAAATTCCTGTATTTGCTGGAGATGAAATACAAGAGATTTTATTAGGTTCTCGATGGTTAAAATCATTTATTTTAATTGCTGATTATAGTCAAAATAGAGTGACATTAGAGTACATATAA
- a CDS encoding M16 family metallopeptidase, whose amino-acid sequence MNQSSRSISRRLLAILLVTVVLWWGWTPKIALAQTPTTLQPSKTPTSKVQTSIQPYLDRVIKELTEFRLDNGMKFIVLERHQAPVVSFLTYADVGGVDEPDGKTGVAHFLEHLAFKGTTRIGTVNYQAEKPLLERLEQLDTQIRAAKANGKQDDVARLQATFKEVEAQAVKLVKQNELGQIVEQAGGVGLNANTSTEATRYFYSFPSNKLELWMSLESDRFLDPVIRREFYKEKDVILEERRMRVENSPVGLMVEKFIDTAYKVHPYRRPVIGYDQDIRNLTPEDVQKFFETYYVPSNITIAVVGDVNPTEVKKLAQTYFGRYKAAPKPQSKIKVEPKQAQTREVTIELPSQPWYFEGYHRPSITNPDNAVYDIIGALLSNGRTSRLYKSLVEQKRLALNAQGFSGFPGDKYPNQILFYALTAPGHTVDELAVSLRQEIDKLKTEPVSATELERVKTQARAGLLRSLDSNMGMAQQLLEYEVKTGSWRNLFKQLDEIIAVTPADIQRVAKSTFTPENRTIGKLLSKKA is encoded by the coding sequence ATGAATCAATCTAGTCGTTCAATATCCCGGCGGCTGTTAGCAATTTTGTTAGTAACGGTCGTTCTTTGGTGGGGTTGGACACCAAAAATCGCGTTAGCGCAAACGCCAACCACTCTCCAACCCAGTAAAACACCAACATCAAAAGTTCAAACTTCGATTCAACCTTATTTAGATCGCGTAATTAAGGAATTGACAGAGTTCCGTTTAGACAATGGCATGAAGTTTATTGTCTTAGAACGCCATCAAGCACCTGTAGTTTCCTTCCTCACCTACGCTGATGTCGGTGGTGTGGATGAACCAGATGGTAAAACAGGTGTAGCTCACTTTTTAGAACATTTGGCGTTCAAAGGCACTACACGCATCGGTACGGTTAACTATCAAGCAGAAAAACCTCTACTTGAGCGTTTAGAACAACTAGATACGCAAATTAGAGCCGCAAAAGCGAATGGAAAGCAAGATGATGTTGCTAGGTTGCAAGCAACTTTTAAGGAAGTTGAAGCACAAGCCGTTAAATTAGTTAAGCAAAATGAACTAGGACAAATTGTCGAACAAGCTGGGGGTGTAGGTTTAAATGCTAATACCTCCACAGAAGCGACACGTTATTTCTACAGTTTTCCCTCCAATAAGTTGGAACTGTGGATGTCACTTGAATCAGACCGATTTCTTGACCCTGTAATTCGCCGCGAGTTTTATAAAGAAAAAGATGTGATTTTAGAAGAACGGCGGATGCGGGTGGAAAATTCACCTGTCGGTTTGATGGTGGAGAAGTTTATCGATACAGCTTACAAAGTCCATCCTTACAGAAGACCTGTCATTGGTTACGACCAAGACATTCGTAACCTCACACCAGAGGATGTACAAAAGTTTTTCGAGACTTACTACGTACCAAGTAACATCACTATTGCTGTAGTTGGGGATGTAAACCCAACTGAAGTGAAAAAGCTGGCACAAACTTACTTTGGACGTTACAAAGCCGCACCCAAACCACAGTCAAAAATAAAAGTCGAACCAAAGCAGGCTCAAACTAGAGAAGTGACCATAGAACTACCTTCTCAACCTTGGTATTTTGAAGGTTATCACCGTCCCTCAATCACTAATCCTGATAATGCTGTTTATGACATTATTGGCGCTTTGTTAAGTAATGGACGTACATCACGGCTGTATAAATCTTTAGTGGAGCAAAAGCGTTTAGCCTTAAATGCTCAAGGTTTTAGTGGCTTCCCTGGAGATAAATATCCCAACCAGATACTATTTTATGCGCTCACAGCTCCCGGTCATACAGTTGATGAGTTGGCTGTGTCCTTACGCCAGGAAATTGACAAGCTGAAAACGGAACCAGTTTCGGCTACTGAGTTAGAACGGGTAAAAACACAAGCTAGAGCCGGGTTGTTGCGTAGCCTTGATTCTAATATGGGCATGGCACAACAGCTTTTAGAATATGAGGTAAAAACTGGTTCTTGGCGGAATTTGTTTAAGCAATTAGATGAAATTATTGCTGTAACTCCTGCGGATATTCAACGGGTGGCAAAGTCAACTTTTACACCAGAGAATCGGACAATTGGCAAGTTGTTGTCCAAGAAAGCTTAA
- a CDS encoding M16 family metallopeptidase: MHRYQAKFKMGKGKRLIYGLVAVFAFVVVSFNFSLTATAAAKHYTQLQFAPLPEIKLPKYERFVLQNGLVVYLMEDHELPLISGTAMIRAGSRWEPADKVGLAGFTGAVMRTGGTKQHSGNDLNQILEERAASVEVNIGEASGSASFESLTEDAETVFGLFAEVLREPVFAQEKLDLAKTQAKGGIARRNDDPDDIASREFRKLIYGKDSPYARITEYATVDAIAREDLLQFHQKYFHPNNLILGIVGDFDSKKMRSLIQAKLGNWARNPKFTKPTVPEASSANKGGVFFVNQPQLTQSSVLIGHVGGKFDSPDYAALDVLNGVFNGFGGRLFNELRSRQGLAYSVYGLWSPRFDYPGMFIAGGQTRSDATVQFVKALQAEIKRIQSQPVTAEELARAKESTLNSFVFNFQDPAQTLSRLMRYEYYGYPADFLFRYQKAVAATTAADVQRVAKQYLKPDNLVTLVVGNQTAIQPPLTQLAAQVTPIDVTIPSPQARN; the protein is encoded by the coding sequence ATGCACAGGTATCAAGCAAAATTCAAAATGGGAAAAGGTAAAAGGTTGATTTATGGGTTGGTGGCTGTTTTTGCTTTTGTAGTTGTCAGTTTTAACTTTTCCCTCACAGCGACAGCAGCAGCCAAACACTACACACAGTTGCAGTTTGCACCTTTACCTGAGATTAAGTTACCTAAGTATGAACGGTTTGTACTGCAAAATGGCTTGGTTGTATATCTGATGGAGGATCATGAGTTACCTTTAATCAGTGGTACAGCAATGATCAGGGCTGGAAGTCGTTGGGAACCAGCAGATAAGGTGGGTTTGGCTGGTTTTACAGGCGCAGTCATGCGGACTGGTGGTACTAAGCAGCATTCAGGCAATGATCTCAATCAAATATTAGAGGAACGAGCCGCATCTGTAGAAGTGAATATTGGTGAAGCTTCAGGTAGTGCTAGTTTTGAGTCATTAACTGAAGATGCGGAGACGGTGTTTGGGTTATTTGCTGAAGTTCTCCGAGAACCAGTATTTGCCCAAGAAAAGCTAGATTTAGCAAAAACTCAAGCCAAGGGGGGTATTGCACGGCGGAATGATGACCCGGATGATATAGCAAGTAGGGAATTTCGCAAGTTGATTTATGGTAAGGATAGCCCCTATGCCCGGATTACAGAGTATGCCACAGTAGATGCGATCGCCCGTGAAGATTTGCTACAGTTCCATCAAAAATATTTCCACCCCAATAATCTGATTTTAGGGATTGTAGGCGATTTTGATTCTAAAAAAATGCGATCGCTCATTCAAGCTAAGTTAGGTAATTGGGCGCGTAATCCCAAATTCACTAAACCCACTGTACCAGAGGCATCCTCAGCTAATAAAGGCGGAGTATTTTTCGTCAACCAACCCCAACTTACTCAAAGTAGTGTATTAATTGGACATGTGGGCGGTAAATTTGATAGTCCCGACTATGCAGCTTTGGATGTATTGAATGGGGTGTTTAATGGCTTTGGCGGACGCTTATTTAATGAATTGCGATCGCGTCAAGGTTTAGCCTACTCTGTATATGGTTTATGGAGTCCACGCTTTGACTATCCTGGAATGTTTATCGCTGGTGGACAAACCCGTTCTGATGCTACCGTGCAGTTTGTCAAAGCCTTACAAGCCGAAATTAAGCGTATCCAGTCCCAACCAGTAACAGCAGAAGAATTAGCCCGTGCTAAAGAGTCTACACTTAATTCTTTTGTCTTCAACTTTCAAGACCCCGCCCAAACTTTATCGCGGTTAATGCGTTATGAGTATTACGGCTATCCCGCAGATTTTCTCTTTCGCTATCAAAAGGCTGTAGCCGCAACCACAGCCGCCGATGTGCAGAGAGTAGCCAAGCAATACCTCAAACCAGATAATCTCGTAACTTTGGTGGTAGGAAATCAAACCGCTATTCAACCACCGTTAACTCAGTTAGCCGCACAGGTAACACCAATTGATGTGACTATTCCTAGTCCACAAGCGCGGAATTGA
- a CDS encoding type II toxin-antitoxin system Phd/YefM family antitoxin, protein METVNIHQAKTNLSRLLSRVELGEEIIISNRGIPIAKLVPFHNPSNRRASLGLDQGRFTVPDDFDAPLPEDILAAFEGGEE, encoded by the coding sequence ATGGAAACCGTAAATATCCATCAAGCTAAAACAAACCTCTCACGCTTGCTATCTCGTGTGGAACTTGGAGAAGAAATTATTATTTCAAACCGAGGTATCCCAATTGCAAAGTTGGTTCCGTTTCATAACCCATCTAATCGGCGAGCTAGTTTAGGGTTAGATCAGGGGCGTTTCACAGTACCAGACGACTTTGATGCTCCTTTGCCAGAAGATATCTTGGCAGCATTTGAGGGTGGTGAAGAGTGA
- a CDS encoding PhzF family phenazine biosynthesis protein yields MGLIITQVDAFTDKPFAGNPAAVCVLSSPQGDVWMQNVAQEMNLSETAFLVKQDDGFNLRWFTPTVEVPLCGHATLASAHVLWSEGHLSTNEIARFYTKSGLLIAKLQGDWIELDFPVNHSQETIAPPTLAEALGVAYKSVYQNTLGYLVELESEDLVRQIQPNFQLLKTLPVPDVIVTSKTHPHSQYDFVSRFFAPGLGINEDPVTGAAHCCLAAYWRDRLHKDEFLAYQASSRGGVVKVRYEGGDRVFLAGQAVTVMRGELI; encoded by the coding sequence ATGGGATTAATTATTACTCAAGTAGATGCCTTTACTGATAAACCATTTGCAGGCAACCCTGCGGCTGTGTGTGTTTTATCTTCTCCCCAAGGTGATGTTTGGATGCAGAATGTCGCCCAGGAAATGAATTTATCGGAGACAGCTTTTTTAGTCAAACAAGATGATGGTTTTAATCTGCGTTGGTTTACACCTACTGTAGAAGTGCCGCTTTGTGGTCATGCAACTTTAGCCAGCGCTCATGTTTTATGGTCAGAAGGACATTTATCAACTAATGAAATTGCTCGTTTTTATACCAAAAGTGGTTTATTGATTGCAAAACTACAAGGTGATTGGATTGAGTTAGATTTTCCGGTAAATCACTCACAAGAAACGATCGCACCGCCAACACTTGCAGAAGCTTTGGGTGTTGCTTACAAATCTGTATATCAAAATACTTTGGGGTATTTGGTAGAGTTGGAGTCTGAAGATTTAGTGCGGCAAATACAGCCTAATTTTCAACTCCTCAAAACTTTACCAGTACCTGATGTCATAGTTACTAGCAAAACCCATCCTCATTCTCAATACGATTTTGTCTCTCGCTTTTTTGCCCCAGGCTTAGGTATAAACGAAGACCCTGTAACGGGGGCTGCTCATTGCTGCTTGGCGGCTTACTGGCGCGATCGCCTACATAAAGATGAGTTCTTAGCTTATCAAGCCTCTAGTCGTGGGGGAGTAGTTAAGGTGCGTTATGAAGGAGGCGATCGCGTTTTTCTAGCAGGTCAAGCAGTTACCGTCATGCGGGGAGAATTAATTTAA
- a CDS encoding histidine phosphatase family protein yields the protein MTLNLYFLRHGETTFSQSGNFCGATDAELTTEGIQMAESFADVYKKLKWEAVYVSPMKRTIATAKPLCNAIGIDMQLRDGLREGSYGEWETKSKSFAEENYAQNYIKWLTEPAWNAPLGGETAVDIANRSMPVIAEIQEKYPQGNVLVVSHKATIRIMLCSLLGIDLGRYRYRVNILVASVSMVKFDVHGPLLEILGDRHHIPDHIRSRPGT from the coding sequence ATGACACTCAATTTATATTTCCTGCGACATGGAGAAACTACTTTTAGTCAAAGTGGTAATTTCTGCGGTGCAACTGATGCGGAGTTGACGACAGAAGGGATACAGATGGCAGAGAGTTTTGCCGATGTTTATAAAAAATTGAAGTGGGAAGCAGTTTATGTTAGCCCGATGAAGCGCACAATCGCAACTGCCAAGCCATTGTGTAATGCTATCGGTATAGATATGCAGTTGCGTGACGGACTTAGAGAAGGTAGTTACGGCGAATGGGAAACTAAGAGTAAATCTTTTGCTGAAGAGAATTACGCCCAAAATTATATAAAATGGTTGACAGAACCCGCTTGGAATGCACCATTAGGCGGAGAAACTGCGGTAGATATTGCTAACCGTTCTATGCCTGTAATTGCGGAAATTCAAGAAAAATATCCCCAAGGTAATGTATTAGTAGTTTCCCATAAAGCCACGATTCGGATTATGCTTTGCAGTTTATTGGGAATTGATTTGGGACGCTATCGCTATCGGGTGAATATTTTGGTTGCATCGGTAAGTATGGTTAAATTTGACGTTCATGGCCCTTTGTTAGAAATACTAGGCGATCGCCATCATATACCCGATCATATTCGCTCTCGTCCGGGAACATAA
- a CDS encoding TetR/AcrR family transcriptional regulator → MRVFNSSPPSEAQTRSRILQAALKLFAAQGFDGTTTRDLAQAAGVAEGTLFRHFPNKKAILVEVATGGWVDILTDLLTELSEMGSYKAVAQVMRRRMWNLQKNADLMKVCFMEVQFHPDLRDRIQTEVIEKMTDVAEAFFQTAMDKGIYRQMDANLVAKVFLGMFAIAGFSNNTLMQPDASPQQMQQMAEGLADIFLNGVLAKD, encoded by the coding sequence ATGCGAGTTTTTAATTCTTCTCCACCTTCTGAGGCGCAGACACGCTCCCGCATTTTACAAGCCGCGCTGAAATTATTTGCCGCTCAAGGCTTTGATGGTACTACCACCCGTGATTTAGCACAAGCAGCCGGCGTGGCGGAAGGAACTTTATTTCGTCATTTTCCTAACAAAAAAGCGATTTTGGTAGAAGTAGCAACGGGTGGTTGGGTAGATATCCTCACAGATTTGCTCACCGAATTGAGCGAAATGGGCAGTTATAAGGCTGTTGCTCAGGTGATGCGCCGCAGGATGTGGAATTTACAAAAAAATGCCGACTTAATGAAGGTTTGCTTCATGGAAGTGCAATTTCACCCAGATTTGCGCGATCGCATCCAAACAGAAGTCATTGAAAAAATGACTGATGTTGCCGAAGCCTTCTTCCAGACTGCTATGGATAAAGGCATATATCGCCAAATGGATGCAAATTTAGTCGCTAAAGTTTTCCTGGGGATGTTTGCGATCGCTGGTTTCTCTAACAATACTCTCATGCAGCCAGACGCTTCACCCCAACAAATGCAGCAAATGGCAGAAGGTCTTGCGGATATCTTCCTTAACGGAGTTTTGGCAAAAGATTAA
- the psb34 gene encoding photosystem II assembly protein Psb34 has protein sequence MYTTIDENGILNNYATEPKLYYAEYPSQAQQNLYKIQGAIATLVVALVVFVAFGVS, from the coding sequence ATGTACACCACTATTGACGAAAACGGTATTCTTAATAACTACGCAACTGAACCCAAACTTTACTATGCTGAGTATCCCAGCCAAGCGCAGCAAAATCTTTACAAGATTCAAGGTGCGATCGCTACTCTGGTTGTGGCTTTAGTAGTATTCGTTGCTTTTGGCGTTAGCTAA
- a CDS encoding mechanosensitive ion channel family protein, producing the protein MNIPAIGQVALALLTQFGLRVLGAIALWIVAQWLIDFGLKLLRRAFRSRHVEPTLINYIVNIVAVLLRIVLIVAILGFFGIETTSFAALLAAAGIAIGAAWSGLLANFAAGAFLIIFRPFAVGDTIKAAGVTGTVEEIGLFTTTINTSDNVKTIVGNNKIFADNIQNYSANPYRRVDLEAQLHHSVDHEDAIRRLKQRISQIPHVLNNPAPDVEILDFNLAGPLLAVRPYCHHQHYWQVYFATNKAIRETFGAAGYPVPEQSYRFMEASPDGTSAGVVQRTSLG; encoded by the coding sequence ATGAATATACCTGCAATTGGTCAAGTTGCTCTTGCTCTTTTAACCCAGTTTGGGTTGAGAGTTTTAGGTGCGATCGCCCTTTGGATTGTTGCTCAATGGTTGATTGATTTTGGCTTAAAATTATTGCGTCGCGCTTTTCGTAGTAGACATGTTGAACCGACATTAATTAACTATATTGTGAATATAGTAGCCGTTTTACTTAGAATTGTTTTAATCGTAGCAATTCTAGGATTTTTCGGCATAGAAACTACTTCCTTCGCTGCATTACTAGCGGCTGCTGGTATAGCCATTGGTGCAGCTTGGAGCGGACTTTTAGCTAACTTTGCGGCTGGTGCATTTTTGATTATTTTTCGTCCATTTGCGGTTGGCGACACCATTAAAGCAGCAGGTGTTACCGGAACAGTGGAAGAAATTGGACTGTTTACCACCACTATCAATACATCTGATAATGTCAAGACAATTGTTGGTAATAATAAAATATTTGCTGACAATATCCAGAATTACTCTGCCAATCCTTACCGCCGTGTAGACTTAGAAGCGCAACTGCATCACAGCGTTGATCATGAAGATGCAATTAGGCGATTAAAACAAAGAATTAGCCAAATTCCTCATGTATTAAATAATCCTGCGCCAGATGTAGAAATATTGGATTTCAACTTAGCAGGGCCACTATTAGCAGTGCGTCCTTATTGCCATCATCAACATTATTGGCAGGTTTATTTTGCCACAAATAAAGCCATCCGCGAAACTTTTGGTGCTGCTGGATATCCCGTACCCGAACAAAGCTACAGGTTTATGGAAGCATCACCGGATGGAACATCAGCTGGTGTGGTACAACGCACATCTTTGGGCTAG
- a CDS encoding BrnT family toxin, whose product MEFEWDQSKAAANLKKHGVSFEEARTVFDNPLAVIFDDEAHSVDEHREIIVGHSRQNRLLLIAFTERYGKVRIISVRLATRKEREDYEQNAL is encoded by the coding sequence ATGGAGTTTGAGTGGGATCAGTCAAAAGCGGCTGCTAATTTGAAAAAACACGGTGTCAGCTTTGAAGAAGCCAGAACCGTATTCGATAATCCTCTAGCGGTCATCTTTGATGATGAGGCTCATTCCGTAGATGAACACAGAGAAATTATCGTTGGTCACTCTCGGCAAAATCGGTTGCTGTTAATTGCTTTTACTGAGCGATACGGTAAAGTCCGTATCATTAGTGTCCGTCTAGCTACTCGCAAAGAGCGTGAAGATTATGAGCAAAACGCCCTCTGA
- a CDS encoding mechanosensitive ion channel family protein encodes MKFQEIGQLALALLTQFGLKVLGAIALWIIAQKLIDFAIKLIRRGFRSQNIEPTLINYLLNIISVTLRIVLVVAILGFFGVETTSFAALLAAAGIAIGAAWGGLLANFAAGAFLIIFRPFKVGDFITAAGVTGTVAEIGLFTTDITTPDNVLTIVANNKIFSDNIQNFSANPFRRVDLLAQLHHDVDHNQAIALLKARISQIPNVLTNPAPDVEILTFTLAGPVLAVRPYCNNEHYWQVYFDTNKAIRETFGEAGYPIPEQRYAFNFPSENGTSSVIPSSVISS; translated from the coding sequence ATGAAATTTCAAGAAATCGGTCAACTTGCCTTGGCACTTTTAACCCAATTTGGGCTGAAAGTATTAGGTGCGATCGCTCTGTGGATTATTGCTCAAAAGTTAATTGACTTTGCTATAAAACTCATACGCCGTGGTTTCCGCAGCCAGAATATTGAGCCAACGCTGATTAATTATCTACTGAATATTATTTCTGTCACCTTGAGAATTGTGCTAGTTGTAGCAATTCTCGGCTTTTTTGGTGTAGAAACAACTTCCTTTGCGGCATTATTAGCAGCAGCTGGTATAGCCATTGGTGCAGCATGGGGTGGGCTGTTGGCGAACTTTGCAGCTGGCGCATTTTTAATTATTTTCCGTCCTTTCAAAGTTGGTGATTTTATTACCGCCGCCGGGGTGACAGGAACGGTTGCAGAAATTGGACTGTTTACCACAGATATCACTACACCTGATAATGTGTTGACAATTGTGGCGAATAACAAAATATTCTCCGATAATATCCAAAATTTCTCGGCTAATCCTTTCCGGCGGGTTGACTTGCTAGCACAACTGCATCATGACGTTGACCATAATCAAGCGATCGCACTTTTAAAAGCCAGAATTAGTCAGATTCCCAATGTACTTACTAACCCAGCACCAGACGTAGAAATTCTCACCTTTACTTTAGCAGGGCCAGTATTAGCAGTACGTCCTTATTGTAATAATGAACATTATTGGCAAGTGTACTTCGACACAAATAAAGCCATCCGCGAAACTTTTGGTGAAGCTGGATATCCAATTCCTGAACAACGTTACGCCTTTAATTTTCCATCAGAAAATGGCACCAGTTCCGTTATTCCTTCATCTGTAATATCTTCATAA
- a CDS encoding type II toxin-antitoxin system VapC family toxin produces the protein MKLLLDTQCWLWWFAQPERLSEEAITHIADETNELWFSVASIWEIGIKVAIAKLPLPEPPDSYISSRMRQLGMRSLEITATHALRAASLPLHHRDPFDRMLIAQAQLEDITLVSADAIFRQYNDVAIVWAANS, from the coding sequence GTGAAGTTGTTGTTGGATACTCAATGTTGGTTGTGGTGGTTTGCTCAACCAGAGAGGTTGAGTGAGGAGGCAATTACACACATTGCTGATGAAACCAACGAATTGTGGTTTTCGGTTGCTAGTATCTGGGAAATCGGTATTAAAGTTGCGATCGCAAAGCTACCATTGCCAGAACCACCAGATAGCTACATTTCTAGCCGTATGAGGCAGTTGGGTATGCGATCATTAGAAATTACAGCAACTCACGCTTTACGAGCAGCTTCATTGCCCTTGCATCACCGAGATCCGTTTGACAGAATGTTGATTGCACAGGCACAGCTAGAAGACATAACGCTCGTCAGTGCTGATGCAATATTCAGGCAGTACAACGATGTGGCAATTGTTTGGGCAGCTAACTCGTGA